The genomic stretch ggagTTTGGGatttctatatggcattcttgcctattggattgctacccatcggtcaaatcttttcaactcttaacttttaattttgtgcataggattagtctcttcatctcctccccatttctttaatttcaaagtctctccctcctttcaaaaacttctttgtttgaacttgttattttctaaattttgaccactttgcaaactaaaaactttggctttatgccattgcattttcaaacttcttttcttaatcaaacatataatagacttaactatacttgacctaaactttaAAAGCtaaaaaagaactaactcattcatACCATATTTAGGTCTTTGTGCCTTccaaacttaatttttgttaaaagcaatgcacccactttgaaatttgtatcacgaactacgaggttttgatccctcatttttatgttggtacgtaggcacaagtccgaaggtcttgtcaaacataaaaaaatataattaatgaattcttttctcatccccccattctatttatttgtaaacatcactttgtacaaaatacatatgcacacaaaaaagggctccctaggagtacctaggatactttggatgctaacaccttctctctatgtaactaacccccttacctgtaatctctgacattttattagttttgatttgaaaacttcttacttttaggttttgttcgtactttttccttttccccttggaaacaataaaagcgcggtggcgactcttgttatttgatgtcttgcttatccataacttgatgatcatgaatttaccgctacagggtcctttatgattagttctcccagagtttcttgAAACTTTGGattttctagcattattaaatttttgtgtctgtgcatgtgtgtaatgataagaaaaaggagatttaggtttgtctTCTGCAGAAGTTATTAAatcatcttcatcagagtcatatcTAATTCCTCTTTTGTTATTGTGACTAACACCGTAATCATAGAATccattttgcttctttcaagcccattgttcagaaatttatgaaaatatttttcatatttatatataatGGTGTCAGAAGTTGGTGGAGCTTTGGAAAgagcttcttcaagttttaaacattttttggttgaaaattcattttctttttcaaggataaaattgttttctttaagtttagAAACTTttttctcaagcttatcacactcttcaacaTTTTCTTCATGAACCTTTCTTAGGATCTTGAATTTTTGTCGAAGCTTCTAATAAGAGCTTAGATATTCTGATAAATAGTTTTCTAGATCAGAAcgagaaaaataagaaaatacctcttcagagtcagattccTTTTTGGATGAACTTccagatgtggtagccatgaatgcaacatttgcctgttcCTCTTCAGAATCAAATTCTGAAGcatcagattcagagtcatccgAGATAGCCATGTGTCCCTTCTTCTTAGTTTtgaaggagtttttcttgaatccttcatttctggaactgtctttcttgagctttggacattcatttATGTAGTGTCCAagttctttacattcatagcaggTTACCTCTTTGTTTGGTCTGCGTCTGGAAGTTGACTCTGGACGATCTCCCTTATGTCCaggtcttctgaagttgttatttctttttctccagagttgtttgattcttctggataagagagataactcttcttcatcatcagaatcttccttttcagagtcatcatcgtcttcttcttcagcttgaaaggctttgttcctttctggaTTTCTTCTTTCTGATATAGACTTTAGAGCCActgatttcttttcttttgaggttcatcttcctctagctctATCCCATGACTCTTGAGGGAGCTGGTGAGTTCTTCAATGCTTCTATTGTTCAGATTCTTTGATAACTTTAAAGTAGTAACCATAAGTCTCCATTTCTTTGGAAAACTTATGATTATATTTTTGACATGATTAGtagttgtgtatcctttgtccaAAACCTTGAGTACTACAACtaaagtttggaatctagagaacattacctcaacaacttcatcatcttccattctgaaggcttcatatttttggattaaggcTAGAGCCTAGtgtctctttgacttgattattgcctttgtgagtaatctttaaggaatcaaatatttctttagttgtttccctgttggtgatcttttcgtacTTATTGTAGGATATTACATTCAATAAAATAGTTTTGGctttgtggtgattcttgaatTCACGCTTTTGATCATCATTCATTTTTCTTCTTGCCATGAAGATACCAAGAGCAGATATGGGTGGTTTATAAACATTTGTAACAATGTCCCATAGGTCAGCATCGTAGCCTAGGAAGAAGATTTCAATTACGtccttccaataatcaaatttccCTCCATCGAACACTAGAGGTTTGGTGTTGcagctatctctttcattggtgttaaccatgatgtttttctcacgttggatctctcaacactgttaagtgtttgattcaaaaatcaataacagagccgaagctctgataccgattaaaggtagagaaaaacaagaaagaggggtttgaattgttttcaaTAAAAATCAAACTTTTAGCAACGCTACACACACCAAGGTAATAACAAACAACACATaagtttatcctggttcactAGAAAAgcaaagctactccagtccatccgaccaaggtgattttgccttcaataaggacttaatccaataatctatAAAGATTACAACAAATTTCTAAGAGTTCaacaatctcttagccctctcaagtctacagacttcacaagtcacttgaggaattacaaCAACTATTGAGAATTACAAGAATGTGTTTGGCGCTTCTAGATAAGCAAGATGAACACAATTAAAAAAACAGATGATCAACGATCACCctaagagcaacaactcgtgtgtGATAACTGAATTATAAAATGAGAAGAATTTAGTATATGATTCAAAGTGTAGATGCAGAATTCTTGTGTGACAACTTCGTATTGCGGTATGATGACAGTGAGGAATTTtatagtgcttggagatgataTCGTTGGAGAGAATATTGGTGATGATATCTTTGCCAATAATGGGACTTCATGATATTAATTTTCTTGTCCTTTAAATAGCAGTCTTGGAGTATATTGAATATTATCCATATAGAGATTCATACCATACTTAGAATACTTCTTTGTTAAGTTTCTGATTTTGATTGGTCAGATGATTTGTTGGGCGTGAATCAGAGTGAGCGGAAATCAGAGTCTTTTCGCAGATCTTGTATTCCTCAGATAGTTGCTAGTTTGAGTCTACTTCAGATAGTTGTTTGTTGAGTCTTCAGATAGTTCTTTGACTGATCTTCAGATAGAGCGTCTTCAGAGTCTACATATGTACATTCATCAGAGTCTTTGGATTCTTCCTTGTCTTCAGATTCTATATGTGATTTTCTTGGATATGCTTGTACTCAGTGTCagatatgatttattttattCTGAGTCAGCTGTTCTGCACTTTGTGTGATGTTAGATATTTTTATATCAGATTCATCTTACGTTAGAGTCCTTCACACTTAGAAAatttattagggtaccaaattgtttcattctttgttatcatcaaaacttagagataaattgcagaaccaaaatcttgttctaacaatctccccctttttgatgcTGATAAAAACTTCAGACCATTGATGAAACAATGATTCTTCACAAGATGGAGAGGAAAAAGAATTAGAGTCAGATACAATATGACTCCCCATGAGATATACAAGCTCCCCCTAAATCTGATACTTAGAGAGTTTAAAGTTTCTTACCAGAGCCTCTTATGTTGCTTAGCTTGTTTCTCAGATATTAACTTAGATACATCCTGTAAGAAAACTTAGACTACTCAGTTTATTTTGAAGTATTAGAATGTAAGCATTGCAATATGAGAGTTAGATACTTATTTCATTAGAAGGTTGTTtatttatttctccccctttttgtcagactaAAAAAGAACATAGTAAGAGAAAATATGTAGAGCAAAATAAAGCTTCATTAGATAAGATGAGAGAAATACAGATATGAAAGCCTTAGAGGAAAAAGCACTTAcaacaaaaaaaacaaaacagaaagCCTAGGGTGTCaaagggtttggaggaggaggcatcctctgaacTAGATGGGTAAGAAGGTTCTGGATGCTGGAGTTAACTGAATCTTGCTTGTCGAGTCTGGCTCTCATAAGCTGTTATTCCTTTTGAAGTTCTTCCAGAGTCTGGAGCACCAACGGAGCAATGGCATATGTCGATGATGCACCTCGAGTCAGAGCAACTTCAGTAGACTTTGCAACTTCCTCTACAGCTATGCGTGCTGCTTCTTCAGTGTcggcttcagcttctgcagcagaAGCCTCAGTCATAGCTTTTTCCTCAGCTTTCTTTCTAGCATTCTCTTCAGCTTCTAGCCCATccttttcttcagcttcctttcgtgctttctcttcagcttcccTGACTAGACGTGCCTCTAGTCTTGCCTCAGATCctctgatgtagtcatttctgacttaTTTAGAGAATCCTTTAAGCTTAAAGACCTCAGATGTCATCCATATGAGAAATCCATTCCAGTGAGTCCTTAATTCAGAAGGATTGTCACTTAGATTGGATTGTTCAGATAGCTGTCTGAGCCTCGCAGTTGAGCTTTCTGAGAATAAAGAAAATACCTCTTCCAGGGTTGGCTCAGGTTCAGAGGTTGGATTAATTGGTTCAGAGGGAATTTGATTGGTTTCAGAGGGTTCAGTAGGAGGTTCAAAGGATGATAGAGTTATTGAGGGTGCTAAGGGAGGCGCGAAGAGAGATTGTGTATGTACAGAGGTTTCTAGGACAGACGGAGTCTGTTCAGAGTTTGCTGTGTCTTGGAGTTGTGCCAAGGTGGGAGAGGAAGGGTTAGGAATTTCTGGATGATCAGCGTGAGAGGAAAGGTCATAATAAGGAGGAGATAAGGGATTGGATGAGGGAGGTGAAATGGGTTCATTAAAAAGTAGGGCCTCAGATACGGGAAATGTTGTGGTTGTGAGGTCAAATTTTTGTAGAGTGGGTGAGGAAGTGTTTGTTTCAAAGTTGTGGGATTCGGAGGGAGTTCGAATGGAGATAATGGGTTCAGAGGGAGAGTATGTGGGATATGGTTGAGGTAGGGAAGAAGATATTTGCTTAGACCTAGAAGGTAAAGGAGCTTCAGAGAGAGATGACTTACTTGGAGCAGAGGAATCCAGAGGCGCAAGTAGCTTTTGAGTTAATGTAGAGGCTCCAATCTTCAGAGTCTTCTTCTTTGACTTCCTCTCAGAGGGATCTCTCATCCTCTTCATGAAATTAGGTGGATGTTCTGGTAGCCAATCCATAGAGAAATCTGAAATGTCAATACCTTGAGACGCCATATTTTGAAGGTAATGAGCAATAACCTCTGGGGGATCTATCTTAGAGAAAAGATACATTGCATGAGgtatcttcctctgatccttcagagcaTCCTAGGAGGTGTCCAATGTTGGGTTGACTAAGATTCTATCTATGacccccatgctcttcagatttcttGCATTCAGAGGCTTGCCAACATCTACCGTTACATCTTCCATCATGTTGATGGAGATAAGGTGGTCCACCTTCCCATTTTCTATCAGGACGTCACAGATGAGCCtccccagagggatgtagtttATGGGCTTCATGTTGTTCCTTGTATCTCTGACTGAGTCCGTCAGATATTTGAAGAGTAAGGATGGTAGATTCAGCTTCAATCCTTTGTGAAGGCAATACAAGATGCACTCTTGATCTGTATTTATACAATCCGATGAATTTGATGCTGGACGATGGTGGATTcttcccagaataatcttcaaccaGACCCTCAGATTttggtgaagttccttgttcttggaggtTTTCCCTTATGGATTCTGATTGAATATAGTGGGGACTATCTCATGAGACATGTATTTTTCCCTAGGGTTAATATTGTAAATCCTTCTACCCCCTGTCTTTTCCATGTCTAGAAGCTTGGATATGGATTTCTCTGTGATGGGCATTTTTACCCCGAAGATGTAGGAGACAATGTATTGGCCGTCACaatctgcaaatctccagaattcctttACAAGGAAGGTGTAAACTGGACCATAGAGTTTCCTGAAGTAAtttccccaaccttgtttctCTAGTTCTTCAGTGAGATCAATGTCGTTTCGCTTTAAGTTGTCAAAATCCACTAGGAGTTCAGATAAAACTTCCCGCTTCTCAAATGGCGTAGCAAGATTTATGTGAGGGTGACAGTCAAgaacgtgaggttctttgtagGCAGTTCTTGAGGTTGTAGTAGATTGAGTAGCAGCTTGTTGTGGGGCGTCATCATGTTGTTCAGTAGCATTCATTTGCTGAGAATAATCATAAACATGTTGTTGTTAAGAATCCATTTTGAGTTGTAGAAGATGAAGATTGTTATTGTTGATGAAGGTTGAAGAAGTTGTAGAGAACCACGAGCACTAGAGGGTTTGTGTAGGtttgtgagtgaaaagtgtgcaagtgagaaatttggaaaatatatatacAAAACCAATTAGCATGCAAAACGACAGCGTATTAAAAGAATATGAAACAACAATAATAACTATTCCAGAATTCTGAGTTGACACGCTTGGAGAGTATTAAATATAGCTAATGATGGTTGTCTAATCTCAAGAATATGCACACTTCTCGAAGAGATCTCAACAGTTTGGCTCTTGAGTTCTGAGCTAGGCAGTTATCTAGAAGATTCAAGGCCACACGTTTGAGAGGCCGCGTGTTGATGTTTCTGACATCAAGAATACCAAAAGGTTCTGATTTAGAAGGATTCTAATCCAGATAACATATAattggtagaagtatcagaacCAGAACCAGATGACCATCAAATGATTAAGTCAGAGCCTATTTTAACAAATCAGAAGAGAAGCATGAGTTTAGATTCATTCTGGGTAATCTGCCATGTTTAAATGTTTCAGcatgaaaagaaatctatcttcagctaagggttttgtgaagatatcagtccattggtggtctgtatctatgaattttaaacttattacccctttctgaacatagtctctgataaaatgatgtttaatttctatgtgcttcgctctggaatgaaaaataggattcttacttaaacatatggaAGTAGTATTGTAACAAAAGATATggatgttactctcatatatctgaaagTCCTCAAGCTGGTTCTTCATCCAGGGCATCTGAGTGCTGCATAGTGAAGTTGAGACGTATTATGCTTTTGCAGTTAAgagtgcaatggttgattgtcttttgctagcccatgAAATGTGGTTTCCTCCCAGAAACTGATAGTTACCAGATGTGCTTTTGTGTTCCAATCTATCTCcagcgtaatctgcatcacaatacctagagagcctatactctgatgttttcttgtACATCAGGCCTAGGTTAGGcgttcctttcagataccttaggattctcttaacaacagttaagtgatattcccttggatctgaatgaaatctggcacagagacacACGCTGAATAATATATCAGGACGCGTAACAGTCAGATAGAGGAGATAACCTATCATACCACaatagagtttctgacaaaccttttgacttacctcttctttctccagaatgcaagtgGGGTGTATGAGAGTCTTTGCTGGTTTGCTTTCTGACATTTAAAacttcttcagaatgtcttttatgtcTTTTCTTTGATATACATAAGTAACATATGATGTTTAATTGATTTGAAtccccagaaagaactttagttcttgcatcaaactcattttggaaggtagagaaaaacaagaaaaaagGGGTTTGAATTGGTTTCACTGAAAATAAAACTTTTAGCAACGCCACACACACCAAGGTGATAACAAACAACACATaagtttatcctggttcacttgaaaatcaaagctactctagtccacccgaccaaggtgattttgccttcaataaggacttaatccaataatctaggAAGATTATAACAAACATCTAAGAGTTTaacaatctcttagccctctAAAGTCTACAGTTTTCACAAGTAACTTGAGGAATTACAACAACTATTGAGAATTACAAGAATGTGTTTGGTGGTTCTAGATATGCAAGATGAACACAATTAAAAAAAACAGATGATCAATAATCACActaagagcaacaactcgtgtgtGATAACTGAATTATAAAATGACAAGAAATAGTATATGATTCAAAGTATATATGCAGAATTCTTGTGTGATAGCTTCATATTGTGGTATGATGATAGTGAAGATTTTTtatagtgcttggagatgataccATTGGAGATAATATTGATGATGATATCTTTGCCAATAATGAGGCTTCATGACATTAattttcttgtcctttccatagcagttGTATAGTGTATTCAATATTATCCATATAGAGATTCATACCATACTTAGAATAGTTTCTAGTTTGAGTCTTCTTCAGATAGTTGTTTGTTTGAGTCTTCTTCAGATAGTTCTTTGACTGATCTTCAGATAGAGCGTCTTCAGAGTCTACAAATGTACATTCATTAGAGTCTTTGGGTTCTTCATAGTCTT from Lathyrus oleraceus cultivar Zhongwan6 chromosome 7, CAAS_Psat_ZW6_1.0, whole genome shotgun sequence encodes the following:
- the LOC127103825 gene encoding eukaryotic translation initiation factor 4 gamma-like; translated protein: MYLFSKIDPPEVIAHYLQNMASQGIDISDFSMDWLPEHPPNFMKRMRDPSERKSKKKTLKIGASTLTQKLLAPLDSSAPSKSSLSEAPLPSRSKQISSSLPQPYPTYSPSEPIISIRTPSESHNFETNTSSPTLQKFDLTTTTFPVSEALLFNEPISPPSSNPLSPPYYDLSSHADHPEIPNPSSPTLAQLQDTANSEQTPGSEARLEARLVREAEEKARKEAEEKDGLEAEENARKKAEEKAMTEASAAEAEADTEEAARIAVEEVAKSTEVALTRGASSTYAIAPLVLQTLEELQKE